The following coding sequences lie in one Deinococcus sp. YIM 134068 genomic window:
- a CDS encoding ThuA domain-containing protein, with the protein MTQPRITVWNEYRHEHENPAVRAIYPQGIHQAIADGLGANGLGEVRTATLDEPEHGLTGNVLDSTDVLVWWGHKAHGAVSDEVVDRVVARVLDGMGLIVLHSGHFSKVFKRLMGTGCDLKWREATDKERLWVVNPAHPIAQGVGEYLELPAEEMYGEHFDIPTPDELIFVSWFTGGEVFRSGCTFTRGSGKIFYFRPGHETYPTYHHEGVLRVIANGARWAAPTASAPRAFGNRAPLEPLPERV; encoded by the coding sequence ATGACCCAGCCCCGCATCACCGTCTGGAACGAGTACCGCCACGAACACGAGAACCCCGCCGTCCGCGCGATCTATCCGCAGGGCATCCACCAGGCCATCGCGGACGGCCTGGGGGCGAACGGTCTCGGCGAGGTCCGCACCGCCACGCTGGACGAGCCGGAGCACGGGCTGACAGGTAACGTGCTGGACAGCACCGACGTGCTCGTGTGGTGGGGACACAAGGCGCACGGGGCCGTCTCGGACGAGGTGGTGGACCGGGTGGTGGCGCGCGTGCTGGACGGGATGGGCCTGATCGTGCTGCACTCCGGGCACTTCAGCAAGGTGTTCAAGCGGCTGATGGGCACGGGCTGCGACCTGAAGTGGCGCGAGGCGACCGACAAGGAGCGGCTGTGGGTGGTGAACCCCGCACACCCCATCGCGCAGGGGGTGGGCGAGTACCTGGAGCTGCCCGCCGAGGAGATGTACGGCGAACACTTCGACATCCCCACGCCCGACGAGCTGATCTTCGTGAGCTGGTTCACGGGCGGCGAAGTCTTCCGCTCGGGCTGCACCTTCACGCGCGGGAGCGGGAAAATCTTCTACTTCCGGCCCGGCCACGAGACGTACCCGACCTACCACCATGAGGGCGTCCTGCGCGTGATCGCCAACGGGGCACGCTGGGCCGCGCCGACCGCGAGCGCCCCCCGCGCCTTCGGGAACCGCGCGCCCCTTGAGCCGTTGCCGGAGCGCGTATGA
- the fdhF gene encoding formate dehydrogenase subunit alpha translates to MPEPHIHLSIDGGVYPARSGEPLIDALNRARVDVPQVCYHPQLGPVQTCDTCVVEVDGRLVRACGTQAQAGMTVRTAVQSAQRAREDAFDRLLANHLLYCTVCDNNNGNCTVHNTTRALGVQHQERPFQPKPHAQDHSNPFYRYDPDQCILCGRCVEACQNLQVNETLTINWEDEHPRVLWDGDKPAGESSCVSCGHCVTVCPCNALMEKSMLGEAGFFTGLELPVFQSAVAVVKNVEPSLGYGPILNLSEIEAAGREGSIRRTKTVCTYCGVGCSFEVWTKDRHILKVEPEGGPANGVSTCVKGKFGWDYVNSGERLTTPLIREAGRFREATWDEALDVIARRLTEIRREHGPDALAFIASSKTTNEEAFLMQKLARAVVGTNNMDNCSRYCQSPATMGLWRTVGYGGDSGGIAELERAGLVIGIGTNTAESHPVLATRVKRAQKLRGQRLIVVDLREHEMARRADLFVRPNPGTDFVWLNAVSRHILDEGLEDRAFLERWVNGLDEFRASLDGYTLDYAEGVTGIPQDTLRRIAREIVEADGTCVMWAMGVTQQMGGTETSTAISNLLLVTGNYMRPGAGAYPLRGHNNVQGASDMGAMPGFVTGYQRVDDPAVRARYAAVWGTELPINKGLDNHEMVHAIHGGHLRAMYLKGEEMAVVDSNANYVDAALEKLDFLVVQDVFFSHTASFADVVLPASPSLEKDGTFTNTERRIQRLYKALEPLGQSKPDWQIIQLVANRLGAGWKYTHPSQIMDEVASLTPLYAGVNYERLEGFRSLQWPVHADGTDTPLLFADGFPFPDGKARLYPAQFVARAEPPTAEYDLHLNNGRMLEHFHEGNMTFRAAGLAGQVPGTFVEVSPELAEERGVQSGSLVRLVSRHEAVCLPVLVTNRVIGRQLYMPMNTPDAAQAVNRLTGSHADLSTHTPAYKDTAVRMEVLGADGPPPLPRTNHRSGHPTPQLGVEVERKWRRPDYVFPGSGLPMVEGGADD, encoded by the coding sequence GTGCCCGAACCCCACATTCACCTTTCCATCGACGGCGGCGTGTACCCGGCGCGGTCCGGCGAACCCCTGATCGACGCCCTGAACCGCGCCCGCGTGGACGTGCCGCAGGTCTGCTATCACCCGCAACTCGGCCCCGTGCAGACGTGCGACACGTGCGTGGTGGAGGTGGATGGGCGGCTCGTGCGGGCATGTGGCACGCAGGCTCAGGCGGGCATGACCGTCAGGACCGCCGTGCAGTCGGCGCAACGGGCACGTGAGGACGCCTTCGACCGCCTGCTCGCCAACCACCTGCTGTACTGCACCGTCTGCGACAACAACAACGGCAACTGCACGGTCCACAACACGACGCGGGCGCTGGGCGTCCAGCATCAGGAGCGGCCCTTCCAGCCCAAGCCCCACGCGCAGGACCACTCCAACCCCTTCTACCGCTACGACCCCGACCAGTGCATCCTCTGCGGGCGGTGCGTGGAGGCGTGCCAGAACCTCCAGGTCAACGAGACGCTGACGATCAACTGGGAGGACGAACATCCGCGCGTCTTGTGGGACGGCGACAAACCGGCGGGCGAGTCCAGTTGCGTCAGTTGCGGCCACTGCGTCACCGTCTGCCCGTGCAATGCGCTGATGGAGAAGTCCATGCTGGGGGAGGCGGGCTTCTTCACGGGGCTGGAGCTGCCCGTCTTCCAGAGCGCGGTCGCCGTCGTGAAGAACGTGGAGCCGTCGCTGGGGTACGGGCCGATCCTGAACCTCAGCGAGATCGAGGCCGCCGGGCGGGAGGGGTCCATCCGGCGGACGAAGACCGTCTGTACCTACTGCGGGGTGGGCTGCTCGTTCGAGGTGTGGACGAAGGACCGTCACATTCTCAAGGTGGAACCGGAGGGTGGTCCTGCGAATGGTGTCAGCACCTGCGTCAAGGGCAAGTTCGGCTGGGACTACGTGAACAGCGGGGAGCGGCTGACCACGCCCCTGATCCGCGAGGCGGGCCGCTTCCGCGAGGCGACGTGGGACGAGGCATTGGATGTGATCGCGCGGCGGCTGACCGAGATCAGGCGGGAGCACGGGCCGGACGCGCTCGCCTTCATCGCCTCGTCCAAGACGACGAACGAGGAAGCGTTCCTGATGCAGAAGCTCGCCCGCGCCGTGGTGGGCACGAACAACATGGACAACTGCTCGCGCTACTGCCAGAGTCCGGCCACGATGGGCCTGTGGCGCACGGTGGGCTACGGCGGCGACTCGGGCGGCATCGCGGAATTGGAGCGCGCGGGCCTCGTCATCGGCATCGGGACGAACACCGCCGAGAGCCACCCTGTCCTCGCCACCCGCGTCAAGCGGGCGCAGAAGTTACGCGGTCAGCGGCTCATCGTCGTGGACCTGCGCGAGCACGAGATGGCGCGGCGGGCCGACCTTTTCGTGCGCCCGAATCCCGGCACGGACTTCGTGTGGCTGAACGCGGTGAGTCGGCACATTCTGGACGAGGGGCTGGAAGATCGGGCCTTTTTAGAACGGTGGGTCAACGGGCTGGACGAGTTCCGGGCCAGCCTGGACGGGTACACGCTCGACTACGCCGAGGGGGTCACGGGCATTCCGCAGGACACCCTGCGCCGCATCGCCCGCGAGATCGTGGAGGCGGACGGCACCTGCGTCATGTGGGCGATGGGCGTCACGCAGCAGATGGGCGGCACGGAGACGAGCACGGCGATTTCCAACCTGCTCCTCGTCACCGGGAATTACATGCGGCCCGGCGCGGGCGCGTATCCATTACGAGGCCACAACAACGTTCAGGGCGCGTCCGACATGGGGGCGATGCCGGGCTTCGTGACGGGGTATCAGCGGGTGGACGACCCGGCGGTGCGGGCACGGTACGCGGCGGTCTGGGGCACCGAACTTCCCATCAATAAGGGCCTCGACAATCACGAGATGGTCCACGCCATTCACGGCGGCCACCTCCGCGCGATGTACCTCAAGGGCGAGGAGATGGCGGTCGTGGACTCCAACGCCAACTATGTGGACGCGGCGCTCGAAAAGCTCGACTTCCTCGTCGTGCAGGACGTGTTCTTCAGCCACACGGCGAGCTTCGCGGACGTGGTGCTTCCGGCGAGTCCGAGCCTGGAGAAGGACGGCACCTTCACGAACACGGAGCGGCGCATTCAGCGGCTTTACAAAGCTCTCGAACCGCTCGGACAGAGCAAACCCGACTGGCAGATCATCCAGCTCGTCGCCAATCGGCTCGGGGCGGGGTGGAAGTACACGCACCCCTCTCAGATCATGGACGAGGTGGCGAGCCTGACGCCGCTCTACGCCGGGGTGAACTACGAGCGACTAGAGGGCTTCCGCTCCCTCCAGTGGCCCGTCCACGCCGACGGCACCGATACGCCGCTGCTGTTCGCGGACGGCTTTCCGTTCCCGGACGGCAAAGCTCGCCTCTATCCGGCCCAGTTCGTCGCGCGGGCCGAGCCGCCGACCGCCGAGTACGACCTCCACCTCAACAACGGGCGGATGCTGGAGCATTTCCACGAGGGGAACATGACCTTCCGGGCGGCGGGATTGGCCGGGCAGGTGCCGGGGACGTTCGTGGAAGTGTCGCCGGAGTTGGCCGAGGAACGGGGGGTGCAGAGCGGCAGCCTCGTCCGCCTCGTCTCGCGGCATGAGGCGGTGTGCCTGCCCGTCCTCGTGACGAACCGGGTGATCGGGCGTCAGCTCTACATGCCGATGAACACACCCGACGCCGCGCAGGCCGTCAACCGCCTGACGGGCAGCCACGCGGACCTGTCCACCCACACGCCCGCCTACAAGGACACGGCGGTGAGGATGGAGGTGCTGGGCGCGGACGGCCCACCGCCCCTGCCGCGCACCAACCACCGCTCCGGCCACCCCACCCCCCAGCTCGGCGTGGAGGTGGAGCGCAAGTGGCGGCGTCCCGACTATGTGTTCCCCGGCTCCGGCCTGCCGATGGTAGAAGGCGGGGCGGATGACTGA
- a CDS encoding C1 family peptidase translates to MNPDANGFVPARTLRYVRGRADLDLNHVVTVTGFISSQNIGRVLPNHAVADDSGSFIVKNSWGDCWGDQGHASLSYSWVETFVGQASTGLLE, encoded by the coding sequence ATGAACCCGGACGCAAACGGCTTCGTGCCCGCCCGGACGTTGCGCTACGTGAGGGGCCGGGCCGACCTCGACCTCAACCACGTCGTCACCGTGACCGGCTTCATCTCCAGCCAGAATATCGGGCGGGTGCTGCCGAATCACGCGGTGGCCGACGATTCCGGCTCCTTCATCGTCAAGAACTCCTGGGGCGACTGCTGGGGCGACCAGGGCCACGCCTCCTTGTCCTACTCCTGGGTCGAGACCTTCGTGGGACAGGCGAGCACGGGCCTACTGGAATAG
- a CDS encoding xylulokinase, with amino-acid sequence MKQENSVYLGLDLGTGSLKALLLSGAGEVLARESAPYQVSYPQPGWAESDPREWEAAAVTATRALPGELRAQVRAVSFSGQMHGVVLTDAALVPLRPAVLWLDARSVPLLPRFARLAGPRPNPVTAGMAGPTLLWVRGHEEAVYAAARWAFQPKDWLRARLGGDPAGDPSDASGTLLANVNGEWNLGLLRALGLRADLLPPLRASDEVVGTLSAGAASLLGLPEGVPLVTGAGDTAAALFGGGLGPDEAGLTVGSGAQIVRRLDVPRADPRLQLYRAAGPGWYALAAMQNAGLALEWARGVLGLSWEDAYAEAFAPSVTAPPAFLPYLSGERTPLMDPHACGSWSGLRLGQTRGDLMRAALEGVAFALRDGLDTLEEVHGRAGTVRVAGGGTVDPRWRQLLADALDRPLRPGEVPDASARGAALLALAGVGGSLADVAPVPLGPPVEPGRERDAVQERFARWKELQGALRAWWSVG; translated from the coding sequence ATGAAACAGGAGAACTCGGTCTATCTGGGCCTCGATCTCGGCACGGGCAGCCTCAAGGCGCTGCTCCTGAGCGGGGCGGGCGAGGTGCTGGCGCGGGAGTCGGCCCCCTACCAGGTCTCGTACCCGCAACCGGGCTGGGCGGAGAGCGACCCGCGCGAGTGGGAGGCGGCGGCGGTGACGGCCACGCGCGCCCTGCCGGGGGAACTGCGGGCGCAGGTGAGGGCGGTGAGTTTCTCCGGGCAGATGCACGGCGTCGTCCTGACGGACGCGGCGCTCGTCCCGCTGCGCCCCGCCGTGCTGTGGCTGGATGCCCGGAGCGTACCCCTCCTGCCGAGGTTCGCGCGCCTCGCCGGACCGCGCCCCAACCCGGTGACGGCGGGCATGGCCGGGCCGACGCTGCTGTGGGTGCGAGGGCACGAGGAAGCGGTGTACGCCGCCGCGCGCTGGGCCTTCCAGCCGAAGGACTGGCTGCGCGCCCGGCTGGGCGGTGATCCGGCGGGCGACCCCTCCGACGCCTCGGGCACGCTGCTCGCCAACGTGAACGGGGAGTGGAACTTGGGGTTGCTTCGCGCCCTCGGCCTGCGCGCGGACCTCCTGCCGCCGCTGCGGGCCTCGGACGAGGTGGTGGGGACGCTCTCGGCGGGGGCGGCTTCCCTCCTAGGCCTGCCGGAGGGCGTGCCGCTCGTGACGGGCGCGGGTGACACGGCGGCGGCGCTGTTCGGGGGTGGCCTCGGACCGGACGAGGCGGGCCTGACGGTGGGCAGCGGGGCGCAGATCGTGCGGCGGCTGGACGTGCCGCGCGCCGACCCCCGCCTTCAGCTCTACCGGGCCGCCGGGCCGGGCTGGTACGCCCTCGCCGCGATGCAGAACGCCGGGCTGGCGCTGGAGTGGGCGCGCGGCGTGCTGGGCCTGAGCTGGGAGGACGCCTACGCGGAGGCCTTCGCTCCCTCCGTGACCGCCCCGCCCGCCTTCCTGCCCTACCTGTCGGGCGAGCGCACCCCCCTCATGGACCCCCACGCCTGCGGCAGTTGGAGCGGTCTGCGGCTGGGGCAGACGCGCGGCGACCTGATGCGCGCGGCGCTGGAGGGGGTCGCCTTCGCCCTGCGCGACGGGCTGGACACGCTGGAGGAGGTCCACGGGCGCGCGGGGACGGTGCGCGTCGCGGGCGGCGGCACCGTGGACCCCCGCTGGCGGCAACTCCTCGCCGACGCGCTGGACCGTCCCCTCCGCCCCGGCGAGGTGCCCGACGCCTCGGCGCGGGGGGCGGCGCTGCTGGCCCTGGCAGGCGTCGGCGGCTCGCTCGCGGACGTGGCCCCGGTTCCCCTCGGCCCGCCCGTGGAGCCGGGGAGAGAGCGGGATGCCGTGCAGGAACGCTTCGCGCGGTGGAAGGAGCTGCAAGGGGCGTTGAGAGCGTGGTGGTCGGTGGGGTGA
- a CDS encoding EAL domain-containing protein: MTASAVTTLQLPASATGHATGFTTCDCHAVVPLDVTRLEALSVHASSRHLHRKLALLLAAHGLPLEVRDDAFVVPARGFDLLSEVLAAFSRTERPDVLAAPWAGERLETWHLASLEQWVGRLTSGWFAGACQHLRFHLQPIVEMRGGGVYGYEALVRAEVEGRLFGAGPLLQAAAAHGQSRGFDAHARRGAIRQAYPQLGAGQVLFINFAPGVVYNPDICLLTTFDACREVGADFSRLLFEVTESEAFPDLRLLKSILERYRAEGAQVALDDLGAGHTGLSYLSELRPDIVKLDRDLIRGLHGADPRVPLVTALVRFAHDLGIRVVAEGIETAEELGMVRELGADYAQGYFLGRPAPEVAGLSPQAAPFWSGR, encoded by the coding sequence ATGACTGCCTCCGCTGTGACGACTCTCCAGCTCCCCGCCTCCGCGACCGGACACGCGACCGGGTTTACCACGTGCGACTGTCATGCGGTCGTGCCCCTGGACGTGACGCGGCTGGAGGCGCTGTCCGTCCACGCGTCCTCGCGTCACCTTCACCGCAAGCTCGCCCTGTTGCTGGCCGCCCACGGGCTGCCGCTGGAGGTGCGGGACGACGCCTTCGTGGTGCCCGCGCGGGGCTTCGACCTGTTGAGCGAGGTCCTCGCCGCGTTCTCGCGCACCGAGCGGCCCGACGTGCTCGCCGCGCCGTGGGCCGGGGAGCGGCTGGAGACGTGGCACCTCGCGTCCCTGGAGCAGTGGGTGGGGCGGCTGACGAGCGGTTGGTTCGCGGGGGCGTGCCAGCACCTGCGCTTTCACCTCCAGCCCATCGTGGAGATGCGCGGCGGCGGGGTGTACGGGTACGAGGCCCTGGTGCGCGCCGAGGTGGAGGGACGGCTGTTCGGGGCCGGGCCGCTGCTTCAGGCCGCCGCCGCCCACGGGCAGTCGCGCGGCTTCGACGCCCACGCCCGGCGCGGGGCCATCCGCCAGGCGTACCCGCAGCTCGGCGCGGGTCAGGTGCTGTTCATCAACTTCGCGCCGGGCGTGGTGTACAACCCCGACATCTGCCTGCTCACCACCTTCGACGCCTGCCGCGAGGTCGGGGCCGACTTCTCGCGGCTGCTGTTCGAGGTCACGGAGAGCGAGGCCTTCCCCGACCTGCGGCTCCTCAAATCCATCCTCGAGCGCTACCGGGCCGAGGGCGCGCAGGTGGCGCTCGACGACCTGGGGGCCGGGCACACGGGTCTGAGCTACCTCTCCGAGCTGCGGCCCGACATCGTGAAGCTCGACCGCGACCTCATTCGCGGGCTGCACGGGGCCGATCCCCGCGTGCCGCTCGTCACGGCGCTCGTCCGCTTCGCCCACGACCTCGGCATCCGGGTGGTCGCCGAGGGGATCGAGACGGCGGAGGAACTCGGCATGGTGCGTGAACTGGGGGCCGACTACGCGCAGGGCTACTTCCTGGGCCGCCCCGCCCCGGAGGTGGCTGGCCTCAGCCCGCAGGCGGCCCCCTTCTGGTCGGGCCGATGA
- a CDS encoding formate dehydrogenase accessory sulfurtransferase FdhD encodes MTPRPSSPAVTGARVLAYAGGQITERDDAVAVEEPLELRVWDGEKSIPLAVTMRTPGHDLDLVRGWLHAEGLLDGDPVSLGQDPDTPNVVTLHAPNPQRLLASARVGVTTSACGVCGSGSVERLAVRVCPPVWTAGLLSPALLAGLPGRLRTAQPAYDATGGLHAAGLLTPAGELLAAFEDVGRHNAVDKLVGWALGRGLLPLGDHLLVTSSRAGFEVVQKAALAGVPVVVTVGAPSSLAVETAAALGLTLVGFAREGRFNVYAGAERLAWEDTAGGGPGLSSTGS; translated from the coding sequence GTGACCCCCCGGCCCTCCTCCCCCGCCGTCACGGGAGCGCGCGTGCTGGCGTATGCGGGCGGCCAGATCACCGAGCGGGACGACGCGGTGGCGGTGGAGGAACCGCTCGAACTCCGCGTGTGGGACGGCGAAAAATCCATTCCCCTCGCCGTCACCATGAGAACGCCCGGTCACGACCTCGACCTCGTGCGGGGCTGGCTGCACGCGGAGGGTCTGCTGGACGGAGACCCCGTGTCGCTGGGGCAGGACCCGGACACCCCCAACGTCGTCACCCTGCACGCCCCCAATCCCCAGCGGTTGCTCGCCTCGGCCCGCGTGGGCGTGACCACGAGCGCCTGCGGGGTTTGCGGCAGCGGTAGCGTGGAGCGGCTGGCGGTGCGGGTGTGCCCCCCGGTGTGGACGGCGGGTCTCCTGTCCCCCGCCCTGCTCGCCGGGCTGCCGGGACGATTGAGGACGGCCCAGCCCGCCTACGACGCGACGGGCGGATTGCACGCGGCGGGCCTCCTCACCCCAGCGGGCGAACTGCTGGCGGCCTTCGAGGACGTGGGGCGACACAACGCCGTGGACAAGCTCGTGGGCTGGGCGCTGGGCCGTGGCCTGCTCCCGCTGGGCGACCACCTCCTCGTGACGAGCAGCCGCGCGGGCTTCGAGGTCGTGCAGAAGGCGGCGCTGGCGGGCGTGCCCGTGGTCGTGACGGTGGGGGCACCGAGCAGCCTCGCGGTGGAGACGGCGGCGGCGCTCGGCCTGACCCTGGTGGGCTTCGCGCGGGAGGGCCGCTTCAACGTGTACGCGGGGGCGGAACGCCTGGCCTGGGAGGACACTGCCGGGGGAGGTCCGGGCCTCTCGTCCACGGGGTCGTGA
- a CDS encoding DUF1641 domain-containing protein yields the protein MAKSLPYTPRVRTPQEELSEASAENAEALLEGLKLLRALHDHGVLDVLNRGVRGGGGMVGETLHVLERDDSTRLIRNLLEVGRAVSDLDPQNVGVLGRALGAGVNEGAIRVARGERVGLPELLGLLRDPDVQVALTALFGLLKGFGHALRTAEDGEA from the coding sequence ATGGCGAAATCCCTGCCCTACACACCGCGCGTCAGAACGCCGCAGGAGGAGTTGAGCGAGGCCAGCGCCGAGAACGCCGAGGCCCTGCTGGAGGGGTTGAAGCTCCTGCGCGCCCTCCACGACCACGGGGTTCTCGACGTATTGAACCGGGGAGTACGCGGCGGCGGTGGAATGGTCGGCGAGACGTTGCACGTGCTGGAGCGGGACGACTCCACCCGTCTCATCCGCAACTTGCTGGAAGTGGGCCGGGCCGTGAGTGACCTCGACCCGCAGAACGTCGGCGTACTGGGCCGCGCGCTGGGTGCGGGCGTAAACGAGGGGGCCATACGGGTGGCACGCGGCGAGCGGGTCGGCCTGCCCGAACTGCTGGGCCTCCTACGCGACCCGGACGTTCAGGTGGCGCTGACGGCCCTCTTCGGCCTCCTGAAGGGCTTCGGCCACGCGCTGCGAACGGCGGAGGACGGCGAGGCGTGA
- a CDS encoding sensor domain-containing diguanylate cyclase, which yields MTLAPAPPLPAELVWSVLDAADVGLLVTDAERRILYVNATFTRETGYHPDEVVGHPCSFLQGPETDPADIAALRDALDRGEPIERVVLNYRKDGRTMWYKLRIRPIREGGVVRYFVGVQEDYSAAHAAYAELERLAHLDALTGLGNRRAFDARLAGHVAAGQPLTLLLIDLNDFKRVNDECGHPAGDALLAGVGRCLEELAPAASFRLGGDEFAVLLPGPVEGAVPQAERILTALQRLEGGTLRMGAGLASFPSEAADVPALLRLADRRLYAHKAECKQVGYGSARRA from the coding sequence ATGACGCTCGCCCCGGCCCCGCCGCTCCCCGCCGAACTCGTCTGGTCGGTGCTCGACGCCGCCGACGTGGGGCTGCTCGTCACCGACGCCGAGCGGCGCATCCTGTACGTGAACGCGACCTTCACCCGCGAGACGGGCTACCACCCGGACGAGGTGGTGGGCCACCCGTGCAGCTTCCTGCAAGGCCCTGAAACCGACCCGGCGGACATCGCCGCGCTGCGTGACGCCCTGGACCGGGGCGAGCCGATCGAGCGGGTGGTCCTCAACTACCGCAAGGACGGGCGCACGATGTGGTACAAACTGCGGATTCGTCCCATCCGGGAGGGCGGCGTGGTGCGCTATTTCGTCGGCGTGCAGGAGGACTACTCGGCGGCCCACGCGGCGTACGCGGAACTCGAACGCCTCGCCCACCTCGACGCCCTGACCGGGCTGGGCAACCGCCGCGCCTTCGACGCCCGGCTCGCCGGACACGTGGCGGCGGGCCAGCCCCTGACCCTGCTCCTGATCGACCTCAACGACTTCAAGCGGGTCAACGACGAGTGCGGCCACCCGGCGGGCGACGCGCTGCTCGCGGGCGTGGGCCGCTGTCTGGAGGAGCTGGCCCCGGCGGCGTCCTTCAGGTTGGGCGGCGACGAGTTCGCCGTCCTGCTGCCCGGCCCGGTCGAGGGGGCCGTGCCCCAGGCCGAGCGCATCCTCACGGCGTTGCAACGGCTGGAGGGCGGCACCCTGCGGATGGGCGCGGGGCTGGCCTCCTTCCCCTCCGAGGCCGCCGACGTTCCGGCGCTGCTGCGGCTCGCCGACCGCCGCCTGTACGCGCACAAGGCCGAGTGCAAGCAAGTCGGATATGGGTCGGCCCGCCGGGCTTGA
- a CDS encoding Gfo/Idh/MocA family protein codes for MTQGSPQLLNVGIIGAGAISSRHFEGYRLAGANVVAFADPSEATRQSREEEWQARGYADFGAMLEREAVQAVSICTPNAYHAPAALAALSRGIHVLCEKPLSLDLAACDAMITAAREAGVVLQTNHHLRSSPLVETAKRLIDEGRIGRVTFMRLRQAHDWGGSPEVRGAFGSLAASGGGTLLDNGCHLMDLARHLGGEVRNIHARMHTLKFDIEVEDTAVATLEFESGALASVETAWTATGWEEGFSVYGTAGALECTNRLGKPRLRHLHRSFAFGAWGEGDETWYDFANPGNAHVRSVGHFVASITGDAPVVCTGEDGRESVRLVLGGYESARSGLTVEL; via the coding sequence ATGACCCAGGGAAGCCCCCAACTCCTGAACGTCGGCATCATCGGCGCGGGGGCCATCTCCTCGCGGCACTTCGAGGGCTACCGGCTGGCGGGCGCGAACGTGGTCGCCTTCGCCGATCCCAGCGAGGCCACCCGCCAGAGCCGGGAGGAGGAGTGGCAGGCGCGGGGCTACGCCGACTTCGGGGCGATGCTGGAGCGCGAGGCGGTGCAGGCGGTGAGCATCTGCACGCCGAACGCATATCACGCGCCCGCCGCGCTCGCGGCCCTGTCACGCGGCATCCATGTCCTGTGCGAGAAGCCGCTGTCACTCGACCTCGCCGCGTGTGACGCGATGATCACGGCGGCGCGGGAGGCGGGCGTGGTGCTCCAGACCAACCACCACCTGCGCTCCAGCCCGCTCGTGGAGACGGCCAAGCGCCTCATCGACGAGGGCCGCATCGGGCGCGTGACCTTCATGCGGCTGCGGCAGGCGCACGACTGGGGCGGCTCGCCGGAGGTGCGGGGGGCCTTCGGGAGCCTCGCGGCGAGCGGCGGCGGCACCCTGCTCGACAACGGCTGTCACCTGATGGACCTTGCGCGGCACCTGGGGGGCGAGGTGCGGAACATCCACGCCCGGATGCACACCCTGAAGTTCGACATCGAGGTGGAGGACACCGCCGTCGCCACCCTGGAGTTCGAGAGTGGGGCGCTGGCGAGCGTGGAGACCGCCTGGACCGCGACGGGCTGGGAGGAGGGCTTTTCGGTCTACGGCACGGCGGGGGCGCTGGAATGCACGAATAGACTGGGCAAGCCCCGGCTGCGCCACCTCCACCGCTCCTTCGCCTTCGGGGCGTGGGGCGAGGGCGACGAGACGTGGTACGACTTCGCCAATCCCGGCAACGCGCATGTCCGCAGCGTGGGGCACTTCGTCGCCTCCATCACGGGGGATGCCCCCGTCGTCTGCACGGGCGAGGATGGCCGCGAGAGCGTGCGGCTGGTGCTGGGCGGCTACGAGAGCGCCCGGAGCGGTCTGACGGTGGAACTGTAG